One window of the Longimicrobium terrae genome contains the following:
- a CDS encoding Uma2 family endonuclease gives MFAHAEHRSDWVSYEDFLANAEGVRAEWVDGEILYMSPQTDRHLLISGFLYKALGGYVRLKGIGGRVMQAGFQVRLGPRVGREPDVSYVAPQNMHRLTRTFVEGPVDLAVEVISPDSRVRDRRDKHREYAQYGVREYWLIDPDKETIEVFHLGAGGEVYEPVALGTPARVTSDVIPGLWIDPVWMWADDPDEFAAYREWGLI, from the coding sequence ATGTTCGCACACGCTGAGCACCGATCGGACTGGGTCAGCTACGAAGACTTCCTCGCGAACGCCGAAGGAGTCCGGGCTGAATGGGTGGACGGGGAGATCCTGTACATGAGCCCGCAGACGGACCGGCACCTGCTGATCAGCGGGTTTCTCTACAAGGCGCTGGGCGGATACGTGCGCCTGAAGGGGATCGGCGGACGGGTGATGCAGGCCGGCTTTCAGGTGCGGCTGGGACCCAGAGTGGGGCGCGAGCCGGACGTGTCGTACGTGGCGCCGCAGAACATGCACCGGCTGACGCGGACGTTCGTGGAGGGGCCGGTAGACCTGGCGGTGGAGGTGATCTCGCCCGACAGCCGCGTGCGCGACCGGCGCGACAAGCACCGCGAATACGCGCAGTACGGCGTGCGAGAGTACTGGCTGATCGACCCGGACAAGGAAACGATCGAGGTCTTTCACCTCGGTGCCGGAGGAGAGGTTTACGAGCCGGTCGCGCTCGGCACTCCCGCGCGCGTGACGAGCGACGTCATTCCGGGGTTGTGGATTGATCCAGTGTGGATGTGGGCCGACGATCCGGATGAGTTCGCGGCCTACAGGGAATGGGGATTGATCTGA
- a CDS encoding Uma2 family endonuclease, with protein MFAQAEHRSDRISYEDFLANADGVRAEWVDGEILYASPRTDRHLLIMRFLSSVLDGYVDRKGIGGLVGPAGFQVRLGRSGREPDVFYLAPEHMDRFHRTYVQGAVDLAVEILSPESRVRDRREKFREYAEAGVREYWIIDPEAETMEPYRLSAGGAYEPAPLDGAGRVTSEVIPGLWIDPTWMWVERPSQWTAYREWGLI; from the coding sequence ATGTTCGCACAGGCTGAGCACCGATCGGACAGAATCAGCTACGAAGACTTCCTCGCGAACGCCGACGGAGTCCGGGCTGAATGGGTGGACGGGGAGATCCTGTACGCGAGTCCGCGAACGGACCGGCATCTGCTGATCATGCGCTTTCTTTCTTCCGTGCTCGACGGCTACGTCGACCGCAAGGGAATCGGCGGACTGGTGGGGCCCGCGGGATTTCAGGTGCGGCTGGGCCGCTCCGGGCGCGAACCGGACGTGTTCTATCTGGCGCCCGAGCACATGGACCGTTTTCACCGCACGTACGTGCAGGGCGCGGTGGACCTGGCGGTGGAGATCCTGAGCCCCGAAAGCCGCGTGCGCGACCGGCGCGAAAAGTTCAGGGAGTACGCCGAGGCCGGCGTGCGCGAGTACTGGATCATCGATCCGGAAGCGGAGACGATGGAACCGTACCGGCTGTCCGCGGGCGGTGCGTACGAACCGGCGCCGCTGGACGGCGCGGGACGTGTAACGAGCGAAGTGATCCCCGGGCTGTGGATTGACCCGACGTGGATGTGGGTGGAGCGGCCGAGCCAGTGGACCGCGTACAGGGAATGGGGGTTGATTTGA
- the opp4C gene encoding oligopeptide ABC transporter permease, whose translation MVRVSPDVESVPPEPMPAGGMPLPPTGNGPRGGGVVWTRVVTLVLAWGFTFAVLFISWSTIQARRANPTGVRVRWDWYVALVALAAVVLTMLWWTWKSVSPAQLAKGRVRGDSQWSIAARHFKKNRLAMFGLAIMILLYVITLLTPLIAPYDPAAQGDIITSRYLAPSAEHLFGTDKFGRDIFSRTLYGSQISLSIGFVAVAISITLGTMVGALSGYFGGWVDGVLMRFTDMMLAFPRLVLLIVVIAIFENPSFWLVVVVLGLTGWMGTSRIVRGEVLSLREREFVQAARALGMNDLRIIMRHVIPNTMAPVIVSATLGIGLTILTEASLSFLGLGVQPPTPTWGNMVSDGRDALTQAWWIATFPGLAIVLTVVAFNLLGDGLRDALDPRLRT comes from the coding sequence ATGGTCCGCGTTTCTCCCGACGTCGAGTCCGTACCGCCCGAGCCCATGCCGGCCGGCGGCATGCCTCTCCCCCCCACCGGCAATGGCCCCCGCGGCGGCGGCGTGGTGTGGACGCGGGTGGTGACCCTGGTGCTGGCCTGGGGCTTCACCTTCGCGGTGCTGTTCATCAGCTGGTCCACCATCCAGGCCCGGCGCGCCAACCCCACCGGGGTGCGGGTGCGGTGGGACTGGTACGTGGCACTGGTGGCGCTGGCGGCCGTGGTGCTCACCATGCTGTGGTGGACGTGGAAGTCGGTGTCTCCCGCGCAGCTGGCCAAGGGGCGGGTGCGCGGCGACTCGCAGTGGTCCATCGCGGCGCGCCACTTCAAGAAGAACCGGCTGGCCATGTTCGGGCTGGCCATCATGATCCTGCTGTACGTCATCACGCTGCTGACGCCGCTGATCGCGCCGTACGACCCGGCCGCGCAGGGCGACATCATCACCTCGCGCTACCTGGCCCCGTCGGCCGAGCACCTGTTCGGCACCGACAAGTTCGGCCGCGACATCTTCAGCCGCACGCTGTACGGCTCGCAGATCTCGCTGTCCATCGGCTTCGTCGCTGTCGCCATCAGCATCACGCTGGGGACGATGGTGGGCGCGCTGAGCGGCTACTTCGGCGGCTGGGTGGACGGCGTGCTGATGCGCTTCACGGACATGATGCTGGCGTTTCCGCGCCTGGTGCTGCTGATCGTGGTGATCGCCATCTTCGAGAACCCGTCGTTCTGGCTGGTGGTGGTGGTCCTGGGGCTGACGGGATGGATGGGCACGTCGCGCATCGTGCGCGGCGAGGTGCTGAGCCTGCGTGAGCGCGAGTTCGTGCAGGCGGCGCGGGCGCTGGGGATGAACGACCTGCGCATCATCATGCGGCACGTCATCCCCAATACCATGGCGCCGGTGATCGTGTCGGCCACGCTGGGCATCGGCCTGACGATCCTGACGGAAGCGTCGCTGTCGTTCCTGGGCCTGGGCGTGCAGCCGCCCACGCCCACGTGGGGCAACATGGTGAGTGACGGGCGCGACGCGCTTACGCAGGCGTGGTGGATCGCCACCTTCCCCGGCCTGGCCATCGTGCTGACCGTGGTCGCCTTCAACCTGCTGGGCGACGGCCTGCGCGACGCGCTGGACCCGCGCCTGCGGACCTGA
- a CDS encoding DUF4112 domain-containing protein, which translates to MNSDNRLPARDERLRRLDSLSYLLDNSIRVPGTQARVGLDAVIGLIPGFGDIAGSAMSAYIVVQAARMGASVPTLMRMLLNVGTEALVGTIPFAGDLFDAAWKSNARNVTLLRREMEVPGSTRRGSAAVVIGVMVALLAIFGVFGFIAFLIARALWRFIF; encoded by the coding sequence GTGAACAGCGACAACCGCCTTCCCGCCCGCGACGAACGGCTGCGGCGCCTGGACTCGCTCAGCTACCTGCTCGACAACTCCATCCGCGTTCCCGGCACGCAGGCGCGCGTGGGGCTGGACGCCGTCATCGGCCTCATCCCCGGCTTCGGCGACATCGCGGGCTCGGCCATGTCGGCGTACATCGTGGTGCAGGCGGCGCGGATGGGGGCATCCGTCCCCACCCTCATGCGCATGCTGCTGAACGTGGGCACCGAGGCGCTGGTGGGCACCATCCCGTTCGCGGGCGACCTGTTCGACGCGGCGTGGAAGTCCAACGCGCGCAACGTCACCCTGCTGCGCCGGGAGATGGAGGTGCCCGGCAGCACCCGCCGCGGCAGCGCGGCGGTCGTTATCGGGGTGATGGTGGCGCTGCTGGCCATCTTTGGCGTATTCGGCTTCATCGCGTTCCTCATCGCCCGCGCGCTCTGGCGGTTCATCTTCTGA
- a CDS encoding ABC transporter ATP-binding protein, whose translation MGVDLTQSDIHVVPAAGSGPILQVENLRTWFSTDNGVARAVDGVSFHVNPGETLGIVGESGSGKSVTSLSVMRLIPQPPGKIQDGSKILFRGSNGEMEDLARASEQRMRQIRGNDIAMIFQEPMTSLNPVFTVGEQIMESLRLHQGLSKKAARTRAIEMLQLVGIPIPDQRVDEYPHQLSGGMRQRVMIAMALACDPKLLIADEPTTALDVTIQAQILELLNKLQQELGMSIILITHDLGVVAETCDRVIVMYAGQVFEEGPVDDVFHNPQNPYTEGLLRSMPKLGQDVGRLAVIPGVVPSPLNWPQGCRFQDRCPYSWEKPEKEEPPLFEVGPGRRNKCWLVKYPERRAMGGWTDGSTLAGTAAATPVAGELPDVPAADDLEVL comes from the coding sequence ATGGGGGTTGATTTGACGCAGAGCGACATCCACGTGGTCCCGGCGGCGGGAAGCGGGCCGATTCTGCAGGTGGAAAACCTGCGCACCTGGTTCAGCACCGACAACGGCGTGGCGCGGGCGGTGGACGGCGTGTCGTTTCACGTGAACCCCGGCGAAACGCTGGGGATCGTGGGCGAGTCCGGCAGCGGCAAGAGCGTCACCTCGCTTTCGGTGATGCGCCTGATTCCGCAGCCGCCGGGCAAGATCCAGGACGGATCCAAAATCCTGTTCCGCGGATCCAATGGCGAAATGGAAGACCTGGCGCGCGCGTCGGAGCAGCGGATGCGGCAGATCCGCGGCAACGACATCGCCATGATCTTTCAGGAGCCCATGACCTCGCTGAACCCCGTGTTCACGGTGGGCGAGCAGATCATGGAATCGCTGCGGCTGCACCAGGGGCTCAGCAAGAAGGCCGCGCGCACCCGCGCCATCGAGATGCTGCAGCTGGTGGGCATTCCCATTCCGGACCAGCGGGTGGACGAGTATCCGCACCAGCTGTCCGGCGGCATGCGGCAGCGGGTGATGATCGCCATGGCGCTGGCGTGCGACCCCAAGCTGCTGATCGCGGACGAACCCACGACGGCGCTGGACGTGACGATTCAGGCCCAGATCCTGGAGCTGCTGAACAAGCTGCAGCAGGAGCTGGGGATGAGCATCATCCTGATCACGCACGACCTGGGCGTGGTGGCCGAGACGTGCGACCGGGTGATCGTGATGTACGCCGGCCAGGTGTTTGAAGAGGGGCCGGTGGACGACGTGTTCCACAATCCCCAGAACCCGTACACCGAGGGGCTGCTGCGCTCCATGCCCAAGCTGGGGCAGGACGTGGGGCGCCTGGCGGTGATTCCGGGCGTGGTGCCCTCGCCGCTCAACTGGCCGCAGGGGTGCCGCTTTCAGGACCGCTGCCCGTACAGCTGGGAAAAGCCGGAAAAGGAAGAGCCGCCCCTGTTCGAGGTCGGTCCGGGCCGCCGCAACAAGTGCTGGCTGGTGAAGTACCCGGAGCGCCGCGCCATGGGCGGATGGACGGATGGAAGCACGCTGGCGGGCACCGCCGCCGCCACGCCCGTCGCGGGCGAGCTGCCGGATGTGCCGGCCGCTGACGACTTGGAGGTTCTGTAG
- a CDS encoding dipeptide ABC transporter ATP-binding protein encodes MEAPEGSLLVVRKLKKYFPIRKGFFNSHVGDVKAVDGVSFFLGRGETLGLVGESGCGKSTTGRAILRLIEPTSGEASFDGRDILAMDKTELRKMRRRVQIVFQDPYSSLNPRMTISDMLREVLSIHGIATGQKAKDRIAELLRVVGLRPEHAVRYPHEFSGGQRQRLGIARALAVEPELIVCDEPVSALDVSVQAQVINLMQDLQDQLGLSYLFIAHDLSVVEHMANRVAVMYLGRIVELADSKELYRNPLMPYTQALLSAVPIPDPRIKRERIMLQGDVPSPANPPSGCPFHPRCYHPLKDQDCANIVPPLADKGGGHFAACIKVPLGAGYNGRPPGSLPILDPTPPRVAM; translated from the coding sequence ATGGAGGCGCCGGAAGGCTCGCTCCTGGTGGTGCGCAAGCTGAAGAAGTACTTCCCCATCCGGAAGGGCTTCTTCAACAGCCACGTGGGCGACGTCAAGGCGGTGGACGGGGTCTCGTTCTTCCTTGGCCGCGGCGAAACGCTGGGGCTGGTGGGCGAATCCGGCTGCGGAAAGAGCACCACGGGACGCGCCATTCTGCGGCTGATCGAGCCCACGTCGGGCGAGGCGAGCTTTGACGGGCGCGACATCCTGGCGATGGACAAGACGGAGCTGCGCAAGATGCGGCGCCGGGTGCAGATCGTCTTCCAGGACCCGTACAGCTCGCTGAACCCGCGCATGACCATCAGCGACATGCTGCGGGAAGTGCTGTCGATTCACGGGATCGCGACGGGGCAGAAGGCCAAGGACCGCATCGCCGAACTGCTGCGCGTGGTGGGGCTGCGGCCGGAGCACGCGGTGCGCTATCCGCACGAGTTCAGCGGCGGGCAGCGGCAGCGGCTGGGGATCGCGCGGGCCTTGGCGGTGGAGCCGGAGCTGATCGTGTGCGACGAGCCGGTGTCGGCGCTGGACGTGTCGGTGCAGGCGCAGGTCATCAATCTCATGCAGGACCTGCAGGACCAGCTGGGGCTGAGCTACCTGTTCATCGCCCACGACCTGTCGGTGGTGGAGCACATGGCCAACCGGGTGGCGGTCATGTACCTGGGGCGCATCGTGGAGCTGGCGGACAGCAAGGAGCTGTACCGCAACCCGCTGATGCCGTACACGCAGGCGCTGCTGTCGGCCGTCCCCATTCCGGACCCGCGGATCAAGCGCGAGCGCATCATGCTGCAGGGCGACGTCCCTTCGCCGGCCAATCCGCCGTCGGGGTGCCCGTTTCACCCGCGCTGCTACCATCCGCTCAAGGACCAGGACTGCGCCAACATCGTCCCGCCGCTGGCGGACAAGGGCGGCGGCCACTTCGCGGCGTGCATCAAGGTGCCGCTGGGGGCCGGCTACAACGGCCGCCCGCCGGGCTCGCTCCCCATCCTGGACCCCACGCCGCCGCGCGTGGCGATGTGA
- a CDS encoding ABC transporter substrate-binding protein has translation MNYTGGWMRGARRTAAALAVVLGACTDGGGGSGEKTAAPRGGGAEPKLGGTVVVAEAGDVQQPLPLLFTGAPDGDLMDMMYMGLTAQAWENGRLVYQTSDDSPMAIAWLHEYTGPDSTAIRFRMRSALRWSDGKPITARDVVWTYRTLADPRAASPHSDVTKQLDSVRAENDSTVVFHFKRHYPEMLFDAGTGIMPEHVYASTPPERLASHPVLGRLETMVVSGPWKVGARQAGRQTTLVHNPHFPEEFRPRLDRIVLRVVPDPGTRVTELRNGTVDVGRGITFERVRELRGQAPNLRWEREDDRYWEFVAYNQRKVAAFRDARVRRALGMAVNVPGIVQTLAMGEFATPATGPYPPIFRDLYDPAVRPLAYDTAGARALLDSAGWRDADGDGIREKDGRPLRFTLLTNTGNQRRQDVSTILQQQWKAVGADMRIQMLELGALNQRMLVDHDFEAVLTSWGVSLTPDVSAMWTSGGAYNLTGYSSAETDSLIARAAAQARPEGANPLWRSVAARIVQDQPYTSLYYYDPVTGVNNRVQGTHVTSFGAYARSWEWWVRDAPGRGAKADSSEGGSR, from the coding sequence ATGAACTACACGGGCGGATGGATGCGGGGCGCGCGGCGGACGGCCGCCGCGCTGGCGGTGGTGCTGGGGGCGTGCACGGACGGCGGCGGCGGGTCTGGCGAGAAGACCGCCGCCCCGCGCGGCGGCGGCGCGGAGCCTAAACTCGGCGGCACCGTGGTGGTGGCCGAGGCGGGCGACGTGCAGCAGCCGCTTCCCCTGCTGTTCACGGGAGCGCCCGACGGCGACCTCATGGACATGATGTACATGGGGCTCACCGCGCAGGCGTGGGAAAACGGGCGTCTGGTCTACCAGACCTCCGACGACTCGCCCATGGCCATCGCCTGGCTGCACGAGTACACGGGGCCGGACTCCACGGCCATCCGCTTCCGCATGCGCAGCGCGCTGCGCTGGTCCGACGGCAAACCCATCACCGCGCGCGACGTGGTGTGGACCTACCGCACCCTGGCGGACCCGCGCGCCGCCTCGCCGCACTCCGACGTCACCAAGCAGCTGGACTCGGTGCGCGCGGAAAACGACTCCACCGTCGTCTTCCACTTCAAGCGCCACTACCCGGAAATGCTCTTTGACGCGGGCACCGGCATCATGCCGGAGCACGTGTACGCCTCCACCCCGCCGGAGCGGCTGGCCTCGCACCCCGTGCTGGGGCGGCTGGAGACGATGGTGGTGAGCGGCCCGTGGAAGGTGGGCGCGCGGCAGGCCGGGCGGCAGACCACGCTGGTGCACAACCCGCATTTTCCGGAGGAATTCCGCCCGCGGCTGGACCGCATCGTCCTGCGCGTGGTTCCCGACCCCGGCACCCGGGTCACGGAGCTGCGCAACGGCACGGTGGACGTGGGGCGCGGCATCACCTTCGAACGGGTGCGGGAGCTGCGCGGGCAGGCACCCAATCTGCGTTGGGAGCGCGAGGACGACCGGTACTGGGAGTTCGTGGCGTACAATCAGCGCAAGGTGGCCGCCTTTCGCGACGCGAGGGTGCGGCGCGCGCTGGGGATGGCGGTGAACGTGCCGGGGATCGTGCAGACGCTGGCCATGGGGGAGTTCGCCACCCCGGCCACCGGCCCGTACCCCCCCATCTTCCGCGATCTGTACGACCCGGCCGTCCGGCCGCTGGCGTACGACACGGCGGGGGCGCGGGCGCTGCTGGACTCGGCGGGGTGGCGCGACGCGGACGGCGACGGAATCCGCGAAAAGGACGGGCGGCCGCTGCGCTTTACCCTGCTGACCAACACGGGCAACCAGCGCCGGCAGGACGTGTCCACCATCCTGCAGCAGCAGTGGAAGGCCGTGGGGGCCGACATGCGGATCCAGATGCTGGAGCTGGGCGCGCTCAACCAGCGCATGCTGGTGGACCACGACTTCGAGGCCGTGCTCACCAGCTGGGGCGTCTCGCTCACGCCGGACGTGTCGGCCATGTGGACCAGCGGCGGTGCGTACAACCTCACCGGGTACAGCAGCGCCGAGACGGACTCGCTGATCGCCCGGGCGGCGGCCCAGGCCCGGCCGGAGGGGGCCAACCCGCTGTGGCGTTCCGTGGCGGCCAGGATCGTGCAGGACCAGCCGTATACGTCACTGTACTACTACGACCCGGTAACCGGCGTTAACAACCGGGTGCAGGGCACGCACGTCACCAGCTTCGGCGCCTACGCGCGCAGCTGGGAATGGTGGGTTCGCGACGCGCCGGGGCGCGGGGCGAAGGCCGACAGCTCAGAGGGAGGATCGAGATAA
- a CDS encoding transferrin receptor-like dimerization domain-containing protein — protein sequence MYRRLAPLALALLPAALAAQEPLTGYSAAAAARQRTAEAAAVRVPSPDRARTLSRALGAETHVAGTPAQERTRDYVIAQMRAMGMQTEVRTYRVYMPHATSVHVWRVSPDMRELELGEPAVPGDSTSGLAQYPAANGFSGAGDVTAEVVYVNYGLIEDYARLDSLGVRVRGKIAIARYGRSFRGIKAREAERNGAAALIIYSDPRDDGYQVGEVYPEGPMRPADAIQRGSVLNGDGDPSTPGWPSVEGARRLAESEMEIPRIPVVPMAYGDAAELLRGLAGTRIPRDWQGGLPFRYHVGPGPVVARVQVQTDAATRGYKEIHDTFGVIRGSEFPDEIVVIGGHRDGWGPGAADNVSGTVSVIEAARAVMEQARAGNPPRRTVLFATWDAEEWGLFGSTEFVEQDSARLMRGAVAYLNQDVAATGLAFSGGGSPSLRAALRSVARGVPDPSGQGSVYQAWRRRELLPDSLEPAMDDPGGGSDFAGFYNHLGIPHSEWGFGGAYGVYHSQYDSFEWMRRFGDPEFRAHAAAAQVGAALMLRLANADVLPYDYAEFARTMSGYLPAMDAAIQKQGITASTARLGDAIEAMRTAAMEFATARDAALAAGAPGRETLRRTNAALMRVERALTRPEGLRTRPWFRALIYAADENNGYSNVVFPSISEAVRDRNAELTVREIADLASRFEGAAAALRDARGALGGR from the coding sequence GTGTACAGACGTCTCGCTCCGCTTGCCCTGGCGCTGCTGCCGGCCGCGCTCGCCGCGCAGGAGCCCCTGACCGGCTACTCGGCCGCGGCGGCCGCCCGGCAGCGCACCGCCGAAGCCGCCGCCGTGCGGGTGCCCAGCCCCGACCGGGCGCGCACCCTGTCGCGCGCGCTCGGCGCCGAAACGCACGTGGCCGGCACCCCCGCGCAGGAGCGCACCCGCGACTACGTGATCGCGCAGATGCGCGCCATGGGCATGCAGACCGAGGTGCGCACCTACCGCGTGTACATGCCGCACGCCACCTCCGTGCACGTGTGGCGCGTCTCGCCGGACATGCGCGAGCTGGAGCTGGGCGAGCCCGCCGTCCCCGGCGACAGCACCTCCGGGCTGGCGCAGTACCCGGCGGCCAACGGCTTCAGCGGCGCCGGCGACGTCACCGCCGAAGTCGTGTACGTCAACTACGGGCTGATCGAGGACTACGCGCGGCTGGACTCGCTGGGCGTGAGGGTGCGCGGCAAGATCGCCATCGCGCGCTACGGCCGCTCGTTCCGCGGCATCAAGGCGCGCGAGGCGGAGCGCAACGGGGCGGCGGCGCTCATCATCTACAGCGATCCGCGCGATGACGGATACCAGGTGGGCGAGGTGTATCCCGAAGGCCCCATGCGCCCCGCGGACGCCATCCAGCGCGGCAGCGTGCTGAACGGCGACGGCGACCCCTCCACCCCGGGCTGGCCCAGCGTGGAAGGCGCGCGTCGCCTGGCGGAATCGGAGATGGAGATCCCGCGCATTCCCGTGGTGCCCATGGCGTACGGCGACGCGGCGGAACTGCTGCGCGGGCTGGCGGGCACGCGCATTCCCCGCGACTGGCAGGGCGGGCTGCCGTTCCGATACCACGTGGGTCCCGGCCCGGTGGTCGCGCGCGTGCAGGTGCAGACGGATGCCGCCACCCGCGGCTACAAGGAGATCCACGACACCTTTGGCGTCATCCGCGGGAGCGAGTTCCCGGATGAGATCGTGGTGATCGGCGGGCACCGCGACGGCTGGGGCCCCGGCGCGGCGGACAACGTGAGCGGCACGGTGAGCGTGATCGAGGCCGCGCGCGCGGTGATGGAGCAGGCGCGCGCCGGCAACCCGCCGCGCCGTACCGTGCTGTTCGCCACGTGGGACGCCGAAGAGTGGGGCCTGTTCGGCAGCACCGAGTTCGTGGAGCAGGATTCCGCGCGCCTCATGCGCGGCGCCGTGGCGTACCTGAACCAGGACGTGGCCGCCACCGGGCTGGCGTTCAGCGGCGGCGGGTCGCCCTCGCTGCGTGCCGCGCTGCGGTCGGTGGCGCGCGGGGTGCCCGACCCGTCGGGGCAGGGAAGCGTGTACCAGGCGTGGCGCCGGCGCGAGCTTCTGCCGGATTCGCTTGAGCCCGCCATGGACGATCCGGGCGGCGGATCGGACTTCGCCGGATTCTACAACCACCTCGGCATTCCGCACTCCGAGTGGGGCTTCGGCGGCGCGTACGGCGTGTATCACTCGCAGTACGATTCGTTCGAGTGGATGCGCCGCTTTGGCGATCCGGAGTTCCGCGCGCACGCCGCCGCGGCGCAGGTGGGCGCCGCTCTCATGCTGCGCCTGGCCAACGCCGACGTGCTGCCGTACGACTACGCCGAGTTCGCGCGCACCATGAGCGGCTACCTCCCCGCGATGGATGCGGCGATCCAGAAGCAGGGGATTACCGCCTCCACCGCGCGGCTCGGCGACGCGATCGAGGCGATGCGCACGGCGGCGATGGAGTTCGCCACCGCGCGCGACGCGGCGCTGGCGGCGGGCGCGCCCGGGCGCGAGACGCTGCGGCGCACCAACGCGGCGCTCATGCGCGTGGAGCGGGCGCTCACCCGGCCGGAAGGGCTGCGCACGCGTCCCTGGTTCCGCGCGCTGATCTACGCGGCGGACGAAAACAACGGCTACAGCAACGTCGTGTTTCCGTCCATCTCCGAAGCCGTGCGCGACCGCAACGCCGAACTCACCGTGCGCGAGATCGCGGATCTTGCGTCGCGCTTCGAGGGCGCGGCGGCGGCGCTTCGTGATGCGCGCGGGGCTCTGGGCGGGCGCTGA
- a CDS encoding ABC transporter permease — protein MIAYLVRRLLGAIPLLLGILTLIFFVLHMAPGDPVLKFASPNVSPEVLDQMRRNFGLDQPLHVQYFKWLWSFVRGDFGYSFGQMRPINEILPEILWNTLQLTLISLVVIFVIGMLIGIVQAVRQYSIADNVLTFVALFFYSMPSFWFALMLILIFSLHAGQAGWPLALPASGMTSIDYDYLSAGGKIGDRFLHLILPAIALGVGSAAGVARYMRGAMLEVIHQDYIRTARAKGLSERTVIFRHALRNALIPIITLLGLYLPFLLSGAVLVETIFAWPGMGRAIVEAILARDYPMVMATSFVIAAMVVFGNLLSDALYAVVDPRIRND, from the coding sequence ATGATCGCATACCTGGTCCGGCGGCTGCTCGGCGCCATTCCCCTTCTGCTGGGGATCCTGACGCTCATCTTCTTCGTGCTGCACATGGCGCCGGGCGACCCGGTGCTCAAGTTCGCCAGCCCCAACGTGAGCCCCGAGGTGCTGGACCAGATGCGCCGCAACTTCGGGCTCGACCAGCCGCTGCACGTGCAGTACTTCAAGTGGCTGTGGAGCTTCGTGCGGGGCGACTTCGGCTACTCGTTCGGGCAGATGCGGCCCATCAACGAGATCCTTCCCGAGATCCTGTGGAACACGCTGCAGCTCACGCTGATCTCCCTGGTGGTGATCTTCGTGATCGGCATGCTCATCGGCATCGTGCAGGCGGTTCGCCAGTACAGCATCGCCGACAACGTGCTGACCTTCGTGGCGCTGTTCTTCTATTCGATGCCGAGCTTCTGGTTCGCCCTGATGCTCATCCTCATCTTTTCGCTGCACGCGGGGCAGGCCGGATGGCCGCTCGCCCTGCCTGCGTCGGGAATGACGAGCATCGACTACGACTACCTTTCGGCGGGCGGCAAGATCGGCGACCGCTTTCTGCACCTGATCCTTCCCGCCATCGCGCTGGGCGTGGGCTCGGCGGCGGGCGTCGCGCGGTACATGCGCGGCGCCATGCTGGAAGTGATTCACCAGGACTACATCCGTACGGCCCGCGCCAAGGGCCTGTCGGAGCGCACCGTCATCTTCCGCCACGCGCTGCGCAACGCGCTCATCCCCATCATCACCCTGCTGGGGCTGTACCTGCCGTTCCTGCTTTCGGGCGCGGTGCTGGTGGAAACGATCTTCGCCTGGCCGGGAATGGGGCGCGCCATCGTGGAAGCCATTCTGGCGCGCGACTACCCGATGGTGATGGCAACCTCGTTCGTGATCGCGGCGATGGTGGTGTTCGGCAACCTGCTGTCGGACGCGCTGTACGCCGTGGTGGACCCCCGCATCCGGAACGACTGA